Proteins from one Cicer arietinum cultivar CDC Frontier isolate Library 1 chromosome 3, Cicar.CDCFrontier_v2.0, whole genome shotgun sequence genomic window:
- the NAC22 gene encoding NAC domain-containing protein 100 isoform X1 yields the protein MGSMENVSVPKMEEEKFEFPVGFRFHPTDEELINQYLVKKVDYNSFCAIAIAEVDMNKCEPWDLPELAKMGETEWYFFCMRDRKYPTGQRTNRATLAGYWKATGKDREIFKENALIGMKKTLVFYKGRAPKGEKTNWVMHEFRLDGINLSEQNLSKPGMGEWVICRVYEKGDYGKKVHGPKLGRFDSKEGASTTNSLLPPLMDSSLYKSETKFTTGEFSPVNSFSIPNQTQNQKTLDDIVDNNGTSILNISCSSKAIDDYPLAEAAFAVSNQSSQVAPQIGNPQYSNCFLSQEQSMLRMQLENENLESSAKQCVKADFSVGRDFDSDISSVVFGRDILQRWFGNPELSPASTGPVVTDSLWNF from the exons ATGGGATCAATGGAGAATGTTTCCGTACCAAAAATGGAAGAGGAAAAGTTTGAATTTCCAGTTGGTTTTCGATTCCATCCAACAGATGAAGAACTCATAAATCAATACCTTGTCAAGAAGGTTGATTACAATAGCTTCTGTGCTATAGCTATTGCTGAAGTTGATATGAATAAGTGTGAACCATGGGATTTGCCTG AGTTGGCTAAAATGGGAGAAACAGAATGGTATTTTTTCTGTATGAGGGACAGAAAATACCCAACTGGTCAAAGGACAAACAGGGCTACTCTTGCCGGCTATTGGAAGGCCACAGGCAAAGACAGAGAGATTTTCAAGGAAAATGCATTAATTGGGATGAAGAAAACACTGGTTTTCTACAAGGGAAGAGCCCCAAAAGGTGAAAAAACCAATTGGGTCATGCATGAATTCAGATTGGATGGTATCAATCTTTCCGAGCAAAATCTATCCAAACCAGGAATG GGTGAATGGGTTATCTGCAGAGTCTATGAGAAGGGTGATTATGGAAAGAAAGTGCATGGTCCAAAACTTGGAAGGTTTGACTCTAAAGAAGGAGCATCAACTACTAATTCACTGTTGCCTCCATTGATGGATTCTTCTCTATACAAAAGCGAAACAAAGTTCACTACTGGTGAGTTCTCTCCGGTGAATTCTTTCTCCATTCCAAATCAAACTCAGAATCAGAAAACACTAGATGACATTGTTGATAACAATGGAACTAGTATCTTGAACATTTCATGCTCTTCAAAAGCCATTGATGATTACCCTCTAGCTGAAGCAGCATTTGCAGTCTCCAATCAATCTTCACAGGTTGCACCCCAGATTGGGAATCCACAGTATTCAAATTGCTTTTTGTCTCAAGAACAGTCCATGTTGAGGATGCAGCTGGAGAATGAGAATCTTGAATCAAGTGCAAAGCAATGTGTAAAAGCAGATTTCTCTGTAGGGAGAGATTTTGATAGTGATATCTCCTCAGTGGTGTTTGGAAGGGACATACTTCAGAGGTGGTTTGGAAATCCAGAATTATCACCAGCTTCTACAGGGCCTGTGGTCACTGATAGCTTGTGGAATTTCTGA
- the NAC22 gene encoding NAC domain-containing protein 100 isoform X2, which produces MGSMENVSVPKMEEEKFEFPVGFRFHPTDEELINQYLVKKVDYNSFCAIAIAEVDMNKCEPWDLPELAKMGETEWYFFCMRDRKYPTGQRTNRATLAGYWKATGKDREIFKENALIGMKKTLVFYKGRAPKGEKTNWVMHEFRLDGINLSEQNLSKPGMGEWVICRVYEKGDYGKKVHGPKLGRFDSKEGASTTNSLLPPLMDSSLYKSETKFTTVSNQSSQVAPQIGNPQYSNCFLSQEQSMLRMQLENENLESSAKQCVKADFSVGRDFDSDISSVVFGRDILQRWFGNPELSPASTGPVVTDSLWNF; this is translated from the exons ATGGGATCAATGGAGAATGTTTCCGTACCAAAAATGGAAGAGGAAAAGTTTGAATTTCCAGTTGGTTTTCGATTCCATCCAACAGATGAAGAACTCATAAATCAATACCTTGTCAAGAAGGTTGATTACAATAGCTTCTGTGCTATAGCTATTGCTGAAGTTGATATGAATAAGTGTGAACCATGGGATTTGCCTG AGTTGGCTAAAATGGGAGAAACAGAATGGTATTTTTTCTGTATGAGGGACAGAAAATACCCAACTGGTCAAAGGACAAACAGGGCTACTCTTGCCGGCTATTGGAAGGCCACAGGCAAAGACAGAGAGATTTTCAAGGAAAATGCATTAATTGGGATGAAGAAAACACTGGTTTTCTACAAGGGAAGAGCCCCAAAAGGTGAAAAAACCAATTGGGTCATGCATGAATTCAGATTGGATGGTATCAATCTTTCCGAGCAAAATCTATCCAAACCAGGAATG GGTGAATGGGTTATCTGCAGAGTCTATGAGAAGGGTGATTATGGAAAGAAAGTGCATGGTCCAAAACTTGGAAGGTTTGACTCTAAAGAAGGAGCATCAACTACTAATTCACTGTTGCCTCCATTGATGGATTCTTCTCTATACAAAAGCGAAACAAAGTTCACTACTG TCTCCAATCAATCTTCACAGGTTGCACCCCAGATTGGGAATCCACAGTATTCAAATTGCTTTTTGTCTCAAGAACAGTCCATGTTGAGGATGCAGCTGGAGAATGAGAATCTTGAATCAAGTGCAAAGCAATGTGTAAAAGCAGATTTCTCTGTAGGGAGAGATTTTGATAGTGATATCTCCTCAGTGGTGTTTGGAAGGGACATACTTCAGAGGTGGTTTGGAAATCCAGAATTATCACCAGCTTCTACAGGGCCTGTGGTCACTGATAGCTTGTGGAATTTCTGA